In Streptomyces nojiriensis, one genomic interval encodes:
- a CDS encoding phytoene desaturase family protein translates to MTTFGRDVYDDVIVGGGHNGLVAAAYLARAGRSVLVLERLGNTGGAAISSRPFVGVDARLSRYSYLVSLLPSKIVRDLDLRFAVRRRTISSYTPTERGGRPGGLLVGGGEQRTRESFARLTGSEREYESWRAFYGTTGRVAGKVFPTLTEPLPTRAELRDRIDDEAAWRMLFEEPLGQAVERNFADDLVRGVVLTDGLIGTFADAHDPSLAQNRCFLYHVIGGGTGDWDVPVGGMGALTDALAAAARAAGAEIATGHEVLRIDTDGVAPAEVVFRTATGEGRVVGRTVLVNASPQALAELLGEATPQGAAPAPEGAQLKVNMLLRRLPRLRDTSVDPSEAFGGTFHIAEGYAELARAYAEAASGELPSVPPSEIYCHSLTDPTILGPELVEQGYQTLTLFGLHAPARLFGHDNQQAREVLLTATLAQLDAHLAEPLTDCLAFDADGRPCIEAKTPLDLERELRLPGGHIFHRDLSWPYADPGGRWGVETAHRNVLLCGAGAVRGGGVSGVPGHNAAMAVLGH, encoded by the coding sequence ATGACGACCTTCGGGCGGGACGTGTACGACGACGTGATCGTGGGCGGCGGGCACAACGGCCTGGTGGCCGCCGCGTATCTGGCGCGGGCGGGCCGCTCGGTGCTGGTCCTGGAGCGGCTCGGGAACACGGGCGGGGCGGCGATCTCCAGCCGTCCCTTCGTGGGCGTCGACGCCAGACTCTCGCGCTACTCGTACCTCGTCTCCCTGCTCCCGTCGAAGATCGTGCGCGATCTGGACCTGCGGTTCGCGGTACGCCGCCGCACGATCTCCTCGTACACGCCCACCGAGCGGGGCGGGCGCCCCGGCGGACTGCTCGTCGGCGGCGGCGAGCAGCGCACCCGGGAGTCCTTCGCACGGCTGACCGGCTCGGAGCGGGAGTACGAGAGCTGGCGCGCCTTCTACGGGACCACCGGGCGGGTCGCCGGGAAGGTGTTCCCGACCCTGACCGAGCCCCTGCCCACGCGGGCGGAGCTGCGGGACCGGATCGACGACGAGGCCGCCTGGCGGATGCTCTTCGAGGAGCCCCTCGGGCAGGCCGTGGAGCGGAACTTCGCCGACGACCTGGTCCGCGGGGTGGTCCTCACGGACGGGCTGATCGGTACCTTCGCGGACGCGCACGACCCCTCCCTCGCACAGAACCGCTGCTTCCTCTACCACGTCATCGGCGGCGGGACCGGTGACTGGGACGTTCCGGTCGGCGGCATGGGCGCGCTGACGGACGCCCTCGCGGCGGCGGCCCGGGCGGCCGGTGCCGAGATCGCGACGGGCCACGAGGTGCTGCGGATCGACACGGACGGGGTCGCCCCGGCCGAGGTGGTGTTCCGCACGGCGACCGGGGAGGGCCGGGTCGTCGGCCGTACGGTCCTGGTGAACGCCTCGCCGCAGGCCCTGGCCGAACTCCTCGGCGAAGCCACGCCGCAGGGCGCGGCCCCGGCCCCCGAGGGCGCCCAGCTCAAGGTCAACATGCTGCTGCGCCGACTGCCCCGGCTCCGGGACACCTCGGTGGACCCGAGCGAGGCCTTCGGCGGCACCTTCCACATCGCCGAGGGCTATGCCGAGCTCGCCCGCGCCTACGCGGAGGCCGCCTCCGGCGAGTTGCCCTCCGTGCCGCCCTCGGAGATCTACTGCCACTCGCTGACCGACCCGACGATCCTCGGCCCGGAACTGGTGGAGCAGGGCTACCAGACCCTCACCCTCTTCGGCCTGCACGCTCCGGCCCGGCTGTTCGGACACGACAACCAGCAGGCCCGGGAGGTCCTGCTGACGGCCACCCTCGCGCAGCTCGACGCGCACCTGGCCGAACCGCTCACCGACTGCCTCGCCTTCGACGCGGACGGCCGCCCGTGCATCGAGGCGAAGACCCCGCTGGACCTGGAGCGCGAACTGCGGCTGCCGGGCGGCCACATCTTCCACCGCGACCTGTCCTGGCCCTACGCCGACCCGGGCGGCCGGTGGGGCGTGGAGACCGCCCACCGCAACGTCCTGCTGTGCGGGGCGGGCGCGGTCCGCGGCGGCGGCGTCAGCGGGGTCCCCGGGCACAACGCGGCGATGGCGGTGCTCGGGCACTAG
- a CDS encoding TOBE domain-containing protein, with product MQLYTIGEAAQLLRVSTDTARRWADAGRFPTLREGNKRMVEGVHLAAFCVALAQEAAEGDGESATSARNALPGIVTAVTLGEVAAQVEIQAGPHRVVSLLTREAVEELGLAVGVQAVARVKSTSVHIDLD from the coding sequence GTGCAGCTCTACACCATCGGCGAGGCCGCCCAACTCCTCCGCGTCAGCACCGACACCGCCCGCCGCTGGGCGGACGCCGGCCGCTTCCCGACCCTGCGAGAGGGCAACAAGCGGATGGTCGAGGGCGTGCACCTGGCCGCTTTCTGCGTGGCGCTCGCCCAGGAGGCGGCCGAGGGCGACGGCGAGTCCGCCACCTCCGCGCGCAACGCGCTGCCCGGGATCGTGACGGCGGTGACGCTCGGCGAGGTGGCCGCCCAGGTCGAGATCCAGGCCGGCCCGCACCGCGTGGTCTCCCTGCTGACCCGCGAGGCGGTCGAGGAGCTCGGACTCGCGGTCGGCGTACAGGCGGTCGCCCGCGTGAAGTCCACCAGCGTCCACATCGACCTCGACTGA
- a CDS encoding pyridoxamine 5'-phosphate oxidase family protein, with protein MKSDPARTTTGPPAVTVPGRRMEELGADEALRLLGTVELGRIVFTRHALPAVRPVNHLLEDGDIIIRVQDGSTLAALLAARPGTGVVVAYEADAIDQGAHLGWSVVATGYATAVTAPGEVERYAHLLQPWVEGTTSGAVRIRPDLVTGFRLLESGP; from the coding sequence ATGAAGAGTGACCCGGCCCGTACGACCACCGGCCCGCCCGCCGTCACCGTGCCGGGACGGCGGATGGAAGAGCTCGGCGCCGACGAGGCGCTGCGGCTGCTGGGCACCGTCGAGCTGGGCCGGATCGTGTTCACGCGGCACGCGCTGCCCGCCGTGCGACCGGTCAACCACCTTCTCGAGGACGGCGACATCATCATCCGCGTCCAGGACGGATCGACACTGGCCGCCCTGCTCGCGGCCCGGCCTGGCACCGGCGTGGTCGTCGCGTACGAAGCCGATGCCATCGACCAGGGCGCGCACCTGGGGTGGAGCGTGGTCGCCACCGGCTACGCCACCGCCGTCACCGCCCCCGGCGAGGTCGAGCGCTACGCGCACCTCCTGCAGCCGTGGGTCGAGGGCACCACCTCGGGCGCCGTCCGGATCAGGCCCGACCTGGTCACCGGCTTCCGTCTGCTGGAGAGCGGCCCCTAG
- a CDS encoding serine/threonine-protein kinase, with amino-acid sequence MAESRLIQGRYRSLDLIGRGGMGEVWRARDESLGRQVAVKCLKPIGTEQDAHFTQVLRERFRREARVAASLQHRGVTVVHDFGDDSAAGGPLYLVMELLEGRNLSQLLEDNDTRPLPVDVVVDIAEQMAAALGYTHDQGVVHRDLKPANIMRLTDGTVKICDFGIARLAHDIGFTAKLTGGGMAMGTPHYMSPEQIAGGEVDHRSDLYSFGCVLYEIATGAPPFDLGDSWSVLVGHRDNAPVPLREHRPELPGYFDEVVLDLLAKRPEDRPGDARHVHRRLVEARLGPGGLPGAQAPLPPWARGMTAGRKAGIDARPASGEWAVLTGAWTAARPAGGQPVPRPRGAYPPVHPGTTTIIRPAPAEDPRLTAAYGFPRPAGPRGSGPDALAAGYARAYALSRAGRPEEALAGYTAVAEGRTRVLGADHADTLAARQETAYELGRLGRHQEAHDVYRAVLVARERTMGPLHPDTLRCRHNLACALGALGRYAEAHATAVSVAADRAAVLGAEHADTLLTRYEAAYALGRLERWQEALVAFHEVGVVRERVLGRDHPDTLAARYEVGIALGRTGNSQQALDLFRGLVRDRTRAYGVTDPETLRARHVLGVNLGRLERWAEAAAEARQVAALRAEVLGPEHPDTLVSRRELAGGLGRLGRWDEALPIYRDISGILERSLGDEHPDTALAHADEAHCLERLGQVCYQEP; translated from the coding sequence ATGGCGGAGTCCAGACTGATCCAGGGCCGTTACCGGTCGCTCGATCTGATCGGGCGCGGCGGGATGGGCGAGGTGTGGCGCGCCCGGGACGAATCGCTGGGCCGGCAGGTCGCCGTGAAGTGCCTCAAGCCGATCGGCACCGAGCAGGACGCCCACTTCACCCAGGTGCTCCGCGAGCGGTTCCGGCGCGAGGCGCGCGTGGCCGCGTCCCTCCAGCACCGCGGGGTCACCGTCGTCCACGACTTCGGCGACGACAGCGCCGCGGGCGGCCCGCTCTACCTGGTCATGGAACTCCTCGAGGGCCGCAACCTCAGCCAGCTCCTCGAGGACAACGACACGCGCCCCCTCCCCGTGGACGTGGTCGTCGACATCGCCGAGCAGATGGCCGCCGCGCTCGGCTACACGCATGACCAGGGCGTCGTCCACCGGGACCTGAAACCCGCCAACATCATGCGCCTCACCGACGGCACCGTGAAGATCTGCGACTTCGGTATCGCCCGCCTCGCCCACGACATCGGCTTCACCGCCAAGCTCACCGGCGGCGGCATGGCCATGGGCACCCCGCACTACATGTCACCCGAACAGATCGCGGGCGGCGAGGTCGACCACCGCAGCGACCTCTACTCCTTCGGCTGCGTCCTGTACGAGATCGCCACCGGCGCCCCGCCCTTCGACCTCGGCGACTCCTGGTCGGTGCTGGTCGGCCACCGCGACAACGCGCCCGTACCCCTGCGCGAGCACCGCCCCGAGCTGCCCGGCTACTTCGACGAGGTGGTCCTGGACCTGCTCGCCAAGCGCCCCGAGGACCGGCCCGGCGACGCCCGCCACGTGCACCGCCGGCTCGTCGAGGCACGGCTGGGACCGGGCGGGCTGCCCGGCGCCCAGGCACCGCTCCCGCCCTGGGCCCGCGGCATGACCGCCGGACGCAAGGCCGGGATCGACGCCCGTCCGGCGAGCGGCGAATGGGCGGTGCTCACCGGGGCCTGGACGGCCGCGCGCCCCGCGGGCGGGCAGCCGGTGCCGCGCCCGCGCGGCGCGTACCCCCCGGTCCACCCCGGCACCACCACGATCATCCGTCCCGCGCCCGCCGAGGACCCGCGGCTCACCGCCGCGTACGGATTCCCGCGCCCCGCCGGCCCGCGGGGCAGCGGCCCCGACGCGCTCGCGGCCGGCTATGCGCGCGCGTACGCCCTCAGCCGCGCGGGCCGCCCCGAGGAGGCGCTCGCCGGGTACACGGCCGTGGCCGAGGGGCGCACGCGGGTGCTCGGCGCGGACCACGCCGACACCCTCGCGGCGCGCCAGGAGACCGCGTACGAGCTGGGCCGGCTCGGACGCCACCAGGAGGCGCACGACGTCTACCGCGCGGTGCTCGTCGCCCGCGAGCGGACCATGGGCCCGCTCCACCCCGACACCCTGCGCTGCCGGCACAACCTGGCCTGCGCGCTGGGTGCGCTGGGCCGGTACGCGGAGGCCCACGCCACCGCCGTCTCCGTCGCCGCCGACCGGGCGGCCGTCCTGGGCGCCGAGCACGCGGACACCCTGCTGACCCGCTACGAGGCGGCGTACGCGCTCGGCCGCCTGGAGCGCTGGCAGGAGGCCCTGGTCGCCTTCCACGAGGTCGGCGTCGTACGGGAGCGGGTGCTCGGCCGCGACCACCCCGACACCCTGGCCGCCCGCTACGAGGTCGGCATCGCGCTCGGCCGCACCGGCAACAGCCAGCAGGCCCTCGACCTGTTCCGGGGCCTGGTCCGCGACCGCACCCGCGCCTACGGGGTCACCGACCCCGAGACGCTGCGCGCCCGGCACGTCCTCGGGGTCAACCTGGGCCGTCTGGAGCGCTGGGCGGAGGCGGCGGCCGAGGCCCGGCAGGTGGCAGCGCTGCGCGCCGAGGTGCTCGGGCCCGAGCACCCGGACACCCTGGTCAGCCGCCGGGAACTGGCCGGAGGGCTGGGCCGGCTGGGCCGCTGGGACGAGGCGCTGCCCATCTACCGGGACATCTCCGGCATCCTCGAGCGGTCCCTCGGCGACGAACATCCCGACACGGCGCTGGCCCACGCCGACGAGGCCCACTGTCTGGAGCGGCTCGGCCAGGTGTGCTACCAAGAGCCATGA
- a CDS encoding SulP family inorganic anion transporter, producing the protein MPKHGRITAIPPAFRDYGRNWLRGDVLAGITVAAYLVPQVMAYAGVAGLPPVVGLWAVLPAMALYALSGTSRLLSVGPESTTALMTAVAVGPLAAGDPARYAALAAALALVVGLLCLVAWAVRLGFLADLLSRPVLVGYLAGVAFIMIVDQLPRLTGTSGSGSGFFPQLLSFLRHIGDLHLPTTAMAAGCLLLLFTLPLLRRPLPGPLVVLVLSTAVVAVFALDETQGIDVIGPVPTGLPDIALPRPADLAGLVLPALGVLLVGYTDVVLTARAFARNDDPYPLDANRELLALGTANLGAGLLQGFPVSSSASRTALADSSGARTQAYSLVGAACVAAVLLFLGPLLSHTPSAALGAIVVYAAVRLVEVSEFRRLAAFRRREFLLALGCGLGVLALGILYGVLLAVALSVAELLTRVARPHDAVEGMVPGLAGMHDIDDYPTARTIPGLLVYRYDSPLFFANAEDFRRRALASVAAQDDPVHWFVLNTEANVEVDITALDAVEALRSELARRDIVFALARVKQDLRRPLDAYGLTAAVGPEHIFPTLPTAVAAYQDWRRARGHDPAL; encoded by the coding sequence ATGCCGAAGCACGGACGGATCACCGCGATCCCGCCCGCCTTCCGGGACTACGGCAGGAACTGGCTGCGGGGCGACGTCCTGGCCGGGATCACGGTCGCCGCCTACCTGGTTCCCCAGGTCATGGCGTACGCCGGTGTGGCCGGCCTGCCTCCGGTCGTCGGCCTGTGGGCCGTCCTGCCCGCCATGGCCCTCTACGCCCTGAGCGGCACCTCACGCCTGCTGTCCGTCGGACCGGAGTCGACCACCGCCCTCATGACCGCCGTGGCCGTCGGACCGCTGGCCGCCGGCGACCCCGCCCGCTACGCGGCGCTCGCGGCAGCCCTGGCACTCGTCGTCGGCCTGCTCTGCCTGGTCGCATGGGCCGTCCGGCTCGGCTTCCTGGCCGACCTCCTCTCCAGGCCCGTACTCGTCGGCTACCTGGCCGGAGTCGCCTTCATCATGATCGTGGACCAGCTGCCCCGACTCACGGGTACCAGCGGCAGCGGATCGGGGTTCTTCCCCCAGCTCCTCTCGTTCCTCCGCCACATCGGCGACCTGCACCTGCCCACGACCGCCATGGCCGCGGGCTGCCTGCTCCTGCTGTTCACCCTGCCCCTGCTGCGGCGGCCGCTGCCCGGACCACTCGTCGTCCTCGTCCTCTCCACGGCGGTGGTGGCGGTCTTCGCACTGGACGAGACCCAGGGGATCGACGTCATCGGCCCGGTCCCGACCGGCCTGCCGGATATCGCCCTGCCCCGGCCGGCCGATCTCGCCGGTCTGGTGCTGCCGGCGCTCGGCGTCCTCCTGGTCGGCTACACCGACGTCGTCCTGACCGCACGCGCCTTCGCCCGGAACGACGACCCGTACCCCCTGGACGCCAACCGCGAGCTGCTGGCCCTCGGCACGGCGAACCTCGGCGCCGGACTCCTGCAGGGCTTCCCGGTCAGCAGCAGCGCCAGCCGCACCGCCCTCGCGGACTCCTCGGGAGCCCGTACCCAGGCGTACTCCCTCGTCGGCGCCGCCTGCGTGGCCGCCGTGCTCCTCTTCCTCGGCCCGCTGCTCAGCCACACCCCCTCCGCAGCCCTCGGCGCCATCGTCGTCTACGCCGCCGTCCGCCTGGTCGAGGTGAGCGAGTTCCGCAGGCTGGCAGCGTTCCGCCGCCGCGAGTTCCTGCTCGCGCTCGGCTGCGGTCTCGGTGTCCTCGCCCTCGGCATCCTGTACGGCGTGCTCCTCGCCGTGGCGCTGTCCGTCGCCGAACTGCTCACCAGGGTCGCCCGCCCCCACGACGCGGTCGAGGGCATGGTGCCCGGCCTGGCCGGCATGCACGACATCGACGACTACCCGACCGCGCGCACCATCCCCGGTCTCCTCGTCTACCGCTACGACTCACCGTTGTTCTTCGCCAACGCCGAGGACTTCCGCCGCCGGGCGCTGGCCTCGGTCGCCGCCCAGGACGACCCCGTCCACTGGTTCGTCCTGAACACCGAGGCCAACGTCGAGGTCGACATCACCGCCCTCGACGCCGTCGAGGCCCTGCGCTCCGAACTCGCCCGACGGGACATCGTGTTCGCACTCGCCCGCGTCAAGCAGGACCTGCGCCGCCCCCTCGACGCCTACGGCCTGACCGCCGCGGTCGGCCCGGAGCACATCTTCCCCACGCTCCCCACCGCCGTCGCCGCCTACCAGGACTGGCGGCGCGCCAGGGGCCACGACCCCGCCCTCTGA
- a CDS encoding CBS domain-containing protein produces MPAPRYTVSDVMTHTVVAIGREASYKEIVELMHEWKVSAVPVLEGEGRVVGVVSEADLLPKEEFRRTEPALPEQLEEASKAGAVLAEELMSSPAITVHPDAPVAEAARIMARKHVKRLPVVNALGMLEGVVGRGDLLKVFLRPDEELEEEIRQTVFSDLAPAVTLEFAVQDGVVTLRGPLRDRALVPLLARAIRAVEGVVDVRMELGSTEGTEGTEGTEGREGTAGGIAA; encoded by the coding sequence ATGCCCGCACCCCGCTACACCGTCAGTGACGTCATGACGCACACCGTCGTCGCCATCGGCCGCGAGGCGTCCTACAAGGAGATCGTCGAGCTGATGCACGAGTGGAAGGTCAGCGCGGTCCCCGTGCTGGAAGGCGAGGGCCGGGTCGTCGGCGTGGTCTCCGAGGCGGACCTGCTGCCGAAGGAGGAGTTCCGGCGTACGGAACCCGCGCTGCCCGAGCAGCTGGAGGAGGCTTCGAAGGCCGGCGCGGTGCTGGCCGAGGAGCTCATGTCGAGTCCGGCGATCACCGTGCACCCCGACGCGCCCGTCGCCGAAGCCGCCCGGATCATGGCCCGCAAGCACGTCAAGCGCCTGCCCGTGGTGAACGCGCTCGGCATGCTGGAAGGCGTGGTCGGTCGCGGCGACCTCCTGAAGGTGTTCCTGCGGCCCGACGAGGAACTGGAGGAGGAGATCCGCCAGACCGTGTTCTCCGACCTGGCGCCCGCGGTGACCTTGGAATTCGCCGTACAGGACGGCGTGGTCACGTTGCGCGGCCCGCTGCGGGACCGGGCCCTGGTCCCCCTGCTCGCGCGGGCGATCCGCGCGGTCGAGGGCGTCGTGGACGTCCGGATGGAGCTGGGGAGCACAGAGGGCACAGAGGGCACGGAGGGCACGGAGGGCAGGGAGGGCACGGCGGGCGGCATCGCTGCCTAG
- a CDS encoding IS481 family transposase — protein sequence MPHRNAPLTETGRLRLARCVVDDGWPLRRAAERFQVSHTTAARWATRYRQLGIAGMSDRSSRPHHQPRRTPAEVEDQVLRLRREHRIGPLRLAARCGITPSTAHRILIRHGQPPLAALDRATGEPIRRYERARPGELVHIDVKKLGRIPDGGGHKTLGRAEGRRNKTGTGWAYLHTALDDHTRLAYTEDLPDETAPTCAAFLQRATAWFASLGITVERVLTDNAWAYSKNTWRDTCRDLGISPRRTRPWRPQTNGKVERFHRTLLDEWAYRQPYTSDHERMEAFTDWLHWYNYHRPHTGIAGQTPASRGTNLSEQHT from the coding sequence GTGCCCCACCGTAACGCCCCGCTGACCGAGACCGGGCGACTGCGCCTGGCCCGCTGTGTCGTGGACGACGGCTGGCCGCTGCGGCGGGCAGCGGAACGTTTCCAGGTCAGCCACACCACCGCCGCCCGCTGGGCCACCCGCTACCGGCAGCTGGGCATCGCCGGAATGAGTGACCGCTCCAGCCGACCGCACCACCAGCCGCGCCGAACACCGGCCGAGGTGGAAGACCAGGTACTGCGTCTGCGGCGTGAACACCGGATCGGGCCGCTACGGCTCGCCGCGCGCTGCGGCATCACACCCTCGACCGCCCACCGCATCCTGATCCGTCACGGCCAGCCACCACTGGCCGCACTCGACCGGGCCACCGGCGAACCCATCCGCCGCTACGAACGCGCCCGCCCCGGCGAACTCGTCCACATCGACGTCAAGAAACTCGGCCGGATCCCCGACGGCGGCGGCCACAAGACCCTCGGCAGAGCCGAAGGACGCCGCAACAAGACCGGTACCGGCTGGGCCTACCTACACACCGCGCTCGACGACCACACCCGCCTCGCCTACACAGAAGACCTGCCCGACGAGACCGCCCCCACCTGCGCCGCGTTCCTGCAGCGGGCGACCGCCTGGTTCGCCTCCCTGGGCATCACCGTCGAGCGGGTCCTGACCGACAACGCCTGGGCCTACAGCAAGAACACCTGGCGCGATACTTGTCGTGACCTGGGGATCAGCCCCAGGCGGACTCGGCCCTGGCGTCCACAGACCAACGGCAAGGTCGAACGCTTCCACCGCACCCTGCTCGACGAATGGGCCTACCGGCAGCCCTACACCTCAGACCACGAGCGCATGGAAGCGTTTACCGACTGGCTGCACTGGTACAACTACCACCGACCCCACACCGGCATCGCAGGCCAAACACCCGCCAGCCGCGGCACCAACCTGTCCGAACAACACACCTAG
- a CDS encoding oxygenase MpaB family protein produces MGTTGTGTRPGPRRGPRPGADPGLYGPSSVTWQCHGDPMMWIAGLRALYLQALHPRAVRGVMENSDFRADAWGRLLRTADFVGTLTYGTTEAAERAGLRVRTIHRKLSATDPDTGERFPVDDPELLMWIHCAQIDSFLHVLRRSGVPLTPDQADRYVDENRVSARLVGLDPAGVPADTAGLAAYFERIRPELAAGPDALAVDDFLRGPPVPALLVRGRNLLWPPLAGLAYGSLPGWAHQLYGRPAPAPRSVTRRLRLTGRVLRSIPAGLRWQLPPGHILKAMRRMGPGSRPSPYTLRTSAAILDRPGRA; encoded by the coding sequence ATGGGGACCACCGGGACCGGAACGCGCCCCGGACCACGCCGGGGACCGCGCCCCGGCGCCGACCCGGGGCTGTACGGCCCGTCGTCCGTCACCTGGCAGTGCCACGGCGATCCGATGATGTGGATCGCCGGGCTCCGGGCGCTCTACCTCCAGGCCCTCCACCCGCGCGCCGTCCGCGGGGTCATGGAGAACTCCGACTTCCGCGCGGACGCCTGGGGCCGGCTGCTGCGCACCGCCGACTTCGTCGGCACCCTCACCTACGGCACCACCGAGGCCGCCGAGCGCGCCGGCCTCCGCGTCCGCACGATCCACCGCAAACTGTCCGCCACCGATCCGGACACCGGCGAACGCTTCCCCGTCGACGACCCCGAGCTGCTGATGTGGATCCACTGCGCGCAGATCGACAGCTTCCTGCACGTACTGCGCCGCTCCGGCGTCCCCCTCACCCCCGACCAGGCCGACCGCTACGTCGACGAGAACCGCGTGAGCGCCCGCCTCGTCGGACTCGACCCGGCCGGGGTCCCCGCCGACACCGCCGGGCTCGCCGCGTACTTCGAGCGGATCCGCCCCGAGCTCGCCGCCGGCCCCGACGCCCTCGCCGTGGACGACTTCCTGCGCGGCCCGCCCGTCCCTGCCCTCCTCGTACGTGGCCGAAACCTGCTGTGGCCGCCGCTGGCCGGACTGGCGTACGGTTCCCTCCCGGGCTGGGCGCACCAGCTGTACGGGCGGCCCGCACCGGCCCCGCGCAGCGTCACCCGGCGCCTGCGCCTCACCGGACGCGTACTGCGCAGCATTCCCGCAGGTCTACGCTGGCAGCTGCCTCCAGGTCACATCTTGAAAGCGATGCGCCGCATGGGCCCCGGGAGCCGCCCCTCGCCGTACACACTGCGTACATCAGCGGCCATACTGGACCGGCCGGGGAGGGCGTAG
- a CDS encoding VOC family protein has protein sequence MSRPVSGTLHHVELWVPDLDRATASLGWLLEALGHTPYQHWADGRSWRLGPTYLVVERSPALTSDRHDRCRPGLNHLAFHVEDAAAVDRLAEESTRHGWHLMFPDRHPHAGGPQHYAAYLENDDGFEVELVALAAAG, from the coding sequence GTGAGCCGGCCGGTCAGCGGCACGCTGCACCACGTCGAGCTGTGGGTGCCGGACCTCGACCGCGCGACCGCCTCGCTGGGCTGGCTCCTGGAGGCCCTGGGCCACACGCCCTACCAGCACTGGGCCGACGGCCGCAGCTGGCGCCTCGGGCCGACGTACCTGGTCGTCGAACGGTCCCCGGCCCTCACCTCCGACCGGCACGACCGCTGCCGGCCGGGACTGAACCACCTGGCGTTCCATGTGGAGGACGCGGCCGCGGTCGACCGCCTGGCCGAGGAGTCGACCCGCCACGGCTGGCACCTGATGTTCCCGGACCGGCATCCGCACGCCGGCGGACCGCAGCACTACGCCGCCTACCTGGAGAACGACGACGGCTTCGAGGTCGAACTCGTCGCCCTCGCCGCCGCCGGCTGA
- a CDS encoding Crp/Fnr family transcriptional regulator yields MITPSPTRISEALPADCRSRLMELAHEVNFPEGTRLFREGGRADRFWIVRTGTVTLDVHVPGRRAAVIESLGAGQLVGCSWLFKPYAWRLGAEAMTPVRAYEFDAARVRMLMDTDTAFGSALGHWVGQVLAHRLQAARVRLLDLYAPYGSGSFR; encoded by the coding sequence ATGATCACCCCGTCACCCACCCGTATCTCCGAGGCGCTGCCCGCCGACTGCCGTTCCCGGCTGATGGAACTGGCCCACGAGGTCAACTTCCCCGAGGGCACGCGGCTCTTCCGCGAGGGCGGCCGCGCCGATCGGTTCTGGATCGTCCGCACCGGCACGGTCACCCTGGACGTGCACGTGCCCGGGCGGCGCGCCGCCGTCATCGAGAGCCTCGGCGCCGGTCAGCTCGTCGGCTGCTCGTGGCTCTTCAAGCCGTACGCCTGGCGCCTGGGCGCCGAGGCCATGACGCCCGTCCGCGCGTACGAGTTCGACGCGGCGCGCGTACGGATGCTGATGGACACCGACACCGCCTTCGGCTCCGCCCTGGGCCACTGGGTCGGGCAGGTCCTCGCCCACCGGCTGCAGGCCGCCCGCGTACGCCTTCTCGACCTGTACGCGCCCTACGGCAGCGGCAGCTTCCGCTGA
- a CDS encoding MepB family protein yields MTTHHAPSSPPLPQPWSDSAAATARTHADLVAAKALVYDPCGFTCSLPVPEAEGAAYAAHTFTLDDRAVRFRAAKTTPTKVGQFVTVWKRSEAGPIQPFDAADPVDLFVIGTRDGHRFGQFVFPRDALRRHGVVSTDGSGGKRAFRVYPPWVTTTNRQAGSAQEWQLDHFLPLSLPQNGPVDLVRARELYA; encoded by the coding sequence ATGACGACGCACCACGCACCCTCATCGCCTCCCCTCCCCCAGCCGTGGTCGGACTCCGCCGCGGCCACGGCCAGGACCCACGCGGACCTCGTCGCGGCGAAGGCGCTCGTCTACGACCCCTGCGGATTCACCTGCTCGCTGCCGGTCCCGGAGGCCGAGGGCGCCGCCTACGCCGCCCACACCTTCACCCTGGACGACCGTGCCGTCCGGTTCCGCGCGGCGAAGACCACCCCCACGAAGGTCGGCCAGTTCGTCACCGTGTGGAAGCGCTCCGAGGCCGGTCCCATCCAGCCGTTCGACGCCGCGGACCCGGTGGACCTCTTCGTCATCGGCACGCGCGACGGTCACCGCTTCGGCCAGTTCGTATTCCCTCGGGACGCGCTCCGCCGGCACGGTGTCGTATCGACGGACGGCTCCGGCGGGAAGCGTGCCTTCCGCGTCTACCCGCCCTGGGTGACCACCACCAACCGCCAGGCCGGCAGCGCCCAGGAGTGGCAGCTGGACCACTTCCTGCCCCTGTCCCTGCCCCAGAACGGACCGGTCGACCTGGTGCGCGCCCGGGAGCTCTACGCGTGA